In the Elioraea tepida genome, one interval contains:
- the cas1 gene encoding CRISPR-associated endonuclease Cas1, with translation MTTLFIDRRDAAIEAEGGTLVIRSGEEGPWRTPLALLERVVLRGPAQITTGAIGAIAAAGCGLFVLSGRRSEPAGMLVGRPHNDAAIRLGQYRLATEPESRRRIAALIVRHKLVGQARVLRGALAQRPDRRLALRRGIEAIAELLERLRSDEGRSENRLSGLEGAAAAAYFEAYTSLFPPSLGFVGRNRRPPRDPVNAVLSLAYTLGHFEAVREAHLAGLDPGVGFLHALAPGRDSLACDLVEPLRPLIDRWVWRLFADEVLRGAHFSRDGEACLLGKAGRLAFYAAWEEAFLVPRRLLRRGLRPLVRAARAAAQALPDGVFDAAGPAS, from the coding sequence ATGACCACGCTGTTCATCGACCGACGCGACGCGGCAATCGAGGCGGAGGGAGGGACGCTGGTCATCCGCTCCGGCGAGGAGGGCCCCTGGCGCACGCCGCTTGCTCTGCTCGAGCGCGTGGTTCTGCGCGGCCCGGCACAGATCACCACGGGCGCGATCGGCGCGATCGCTGCCGCGGGCTGCGGCCTCTTTGTGCTGAGCGGCCGGCGCAGCGAGCCGGCTGGGATGCTCGTTGGCCGGCCGCACAACGATGCCGCGATCCGGCTCGGCCAGTATCGTCTCGCGACCGAGCCGGAGAGCCGGCGGCGAATCGCAGCGCTGATCGTCCGCCACAAGCTCGTGGGCCAGGCGCGCGTCTTGCGGGGGGCGCTCGCGCAGCGGCCCGACAGGCGGCTTGCGCTTCGCCGCGGCATCGAGGCCATCGCCGAGCTGCTGGAGCGTCTGCGCTCCGACGAGGGCCGTTCGGAGAACCGGCTCTCCGGCCTCGAGGGGGCGGCCGCTGCGGCCTATTTCGAGGCCTATACGAGCCTGTTTCCGCCCTCGCTCGGCTTCGTCGGGCGCAACCGCCGACCGCCGCGCGACCCGGTGAACGCGGTGCTCTCGCTTGCCTACACGCTCGGTCATTTCGAGGCCGTGCGCGAGGCGCATCTCGCCGGGCTCGACCCGGGCGTTGGGTTCCTCCACGCGCTCGCGCCTGGGCGCGACAGCCTCGCCTGCGATCTTGTCGAGCCGCTTCGGCCGCTCATCGATCGCTGGGTGTGGCGGCTGTTCGCCGACGAGGTGTTGCGCGGCGCGCATTTCAGCCGCGACGGCGAGGCCTGCCTGCTCGGCAAGGCGGGGCGGCTTGCCTTCTACGCCGCCTGGGAGGAAGCGTTCCTTGTGCCGCGTCGGCTGCTCCGGCGCGGGCTTCGGCCGCTCGTCCGCGCCGCTCGAGCGGCGGCGCAGGCGCTTCCTGACGGTGTTTTCGATGCTGCAGGCCCTGCATCTTGA
- a CDS encoding TIGR02710 family CRISPR-associated CARF protein encodes MTTLLVASVGGSTDPIVSALVASRPDVALFVVTAQKGTQPGSAEKVPGILEKAGLSALRHELLVVPADDPESIFLALRETLRDLRRQHPKARLVLDYTGGTKSMSTAMFQCALATPGVEVQFMAGQRDTLDKVTPGTERPTQIPIDWLLAERTEAQLRAYWRGFAYAACAAGAKGLLENLEHNEKAPEAVRQRLRDLAAAARAFDAWDRFRHDEAAKVLATLLPRHPELEQFQKLAERCRDSEPQRIADLWRNAERCAASERYDDAIARAYRLIEWVGQWQLTSRHGIDVGRIDWSRITESEVQRAGLQDRHASRAKTLSGLVQTLKLAAAKDEEGEIARFLRDDFPGKKGKDGEGRLRDMLDLRNRSILAHGQMPLGKADWDRFLAFMEVFRRQVVTPLLRSAGAEPDPPQLPQRPPDTL; translated from the coding sequence GTGACGACTTTGCTCGTCGCTTCCGTCGGCGGCTCAACTGACCCCATCGTCAGCGCGCTTGTCGCCTCGCGTCCCGACGTCGCGCTCTTCGTTGTCACCGCCCAGAAGGGAACACAGCCCGGGTCGGCGGAAAAGGTTCCGGGGATCCTCGAAAAAGCCGGGCTTTCTGCGCTGCGGCACGAGCTCCTCGTGGTTCCGGCCGACGACCCCGAGTCCATCTTCCTCGCCCTGCGCGAGACGCTGCGCGACCTCCGCCGCCAGCACCCCAAGGCGCGCCTTGTCCTCGACTACACGGGCGGAACGAAATCGATGTCGACGGCGATGTTCCAATGCGCTCTGGCCACACCGGGCGTCGAGGTGCAGTTCATGGCCGGGCAACGCGACACGCTCGACAAGGTCACGCCCGGAACCGAACGGCCGACCCAGATCCCGATCGATTGGCTTCTTGCCGAGCGCACGGAGGCGCAGCTCCGCGCCTATTGGCGAGGCTTCGCCTATGCCGCCTGCGCTGCCGGCGCCAAGGGGCTTCTTGAGAACCTCGAGCATAACGAGAAGGCCCCCGAGGCAGTGCGCCAGCGCCTGCGCGACCTCGCCGCGGCGGCCCGTGCCTTCGACGCCTGGGACCGGTTCCGCCACGATGAGGCGGCCAAGGTGCTCGCCACCCTCCTGCCACGCCACCCCGAACTCGAGCAATTCCAGAAGCTCGCGGAGAGGTGCCGCGACAGCGAACCGCAGCGGATCGCCGATCTCTGGCGCAACGCCGAACGCTGCGCCGCTTCGGAGCGCTATGACGACGCGATCGCCCGCGCCTATCGCCTGATCGAGTGGGTGGGGCAGTGGCAGCTCACATCGCGGCACGGGATCGACGTCGGTCGGATCGACTGGTCGCGGATCACCGAGAGCGAGGTGCAGCGTGCCGGGCTCCAGGATCGCCACGCGAGCCGCGCGAAGACGCTCTCGGGCCTCGTCCAGACCCTGAAGCTCGCGGCTGCGAAGGACGAAGAGGGCGAGATCGCCCGGTTCCTGCGCGACGACTTCCCAGGCAAGAAGGGGAAGGACGGCGAAGGGCGCCTGCGCGACATGCTCGATCTTCGCAACCGGTCAATCCTCGCCCACGGGCAGATGCCATTGGGCAAGGCGGACTGGGACCGGTTCCTCGCGTTCATGGAGGTTTTCCGCCGCCAGGTCGTGACCCCGCTCCTGCGCTCCGCCGGGGCGGAGCCTGATCCGCCGCAGCTGCCACAGCGCCCACCCGACACGCTCTGA
- the csm3 gene encoding type III-A CRISPR-associated RAMP protein Csm3, whose protein sequence is MIELREKGRVRIEGKLLLLSGLHIGAGKDSVEIGGIDNPVIKHPFTGEPYIPGSSIKGRLRFLMEWAFDAIRNDGHAWGYDDGQPVDPNDPVLRIFGNALKDWKGGPTRLIVRDCPLTADDRKRYSEAPDRFFEEKTEVLIDRIAGKARDGVGPRRTERVPAGVRFEVELVFRLYDTGDGGVRDLACLNWTLLGLWLLEQDALGGSGSRGYGRIRFEDLHLVAPGDVRHALDNRFRGHRFDRHTPPAIVSAEALFPKAA, encoded by the coding sequence ATGATCGAGCTCAGAGAGAAGGGGCGTGTGCGGATTGAGGGGAAGCTCCTCCTCCTCTCCGGCCTGCATATCGGCGCCGGAAAGGACAGTGTCGAGATCGGCGGCATCGACAACCCGGTGATCAAGCACCCCTTCACGGGAGAGCCCTACATCCCCGGCTCGTCGATCAAGGGGCGGTTGCGCTTCCTCATGGAATGGGCCTTCGATGCGATCCGCAACGATGGTCACGCCTGGGGCTATGATGACGGCCAGCCGGTCGACCCGAACGACCCGGTGCTCCGGATCTTCGGCAATGCGCTCAAGGATTGGAAGGGCGGGCCGACGCGGCTGATCGTGCGCGACTGCCCGCTCACCGCGGACGATCGCAAGCGCTACAGCGAGGCGCCCGATCGCTTCTTCGAGGAGAAGACCGAGGTTCTGATCGACCGGATCGCCGGCAAGGCGCGTGACGGGGTCGGCCCGCGGCGGACGGAACGCGTCCCCGCAGGCGTCAGGTTCGAGGTCGAGCTCGTCTTCCGCCTCTACGACACGGGCGATGGCGGAGTGCGCGACCTCGCCTGTCTGAACTGGACCCTGCTTGGGCTCTGGCTGCTCGAGCAGGACGCGCTGGGGGGCTCGGGCTCGCGCGGCTACGGGCGGATACGCTTCGAGGACCTGCACCTCGTCGCGCCGGGCGATGTCCGCCACGCCCTCGACAACCGCTTCCGCGGGCACCGTTTTGACCGCCACACACCGCCCGCGATCGTCTCGGCGGAGGCGCTCTTCCCCAAGGCTGCGTGA
- a CDS encoding RAMP superfamily CRISPR-associated protein, whose amino-acid sequence MAAVVTKQRTVTRILLHCVPLTPLHVGDGTELSLDEYLLETAEEEGQSPRLCRFDPVEAMRRMTAEERTRFRTALDSGRLADASKALRSAGKRCIVERVPVSPRSRAELEKALNDPSSLRSGGVRAFVRSGGRPYIPGSSIKGAFRTALASARLPRDQRPHAWTHELALQAALGLDPGDTSTDPLRFLGVADAELPAGALMIDRAEIIKRGGSPGPSKIQMHYERTCARSHDPADRTRFEVGLTLDSRLGLDRKRLFQLTSRFHWSIWQGERERFFRDHPRTCDAMDRLLRAVKLPGERTAAVAGLEEATNFVLLRLGRFGHFESKSLEHVRRGHVPQARERDRKIRQPGEWGSTRTVTRLHDGTPIPFGWVLGYEKDYEIL is encoded by the coding sequence ATGGCAGCGGTGGTGACGAAACAGAGGACGGTGACGCGGATCCTCCTCCACTGTGTGCCGCTCACCCCGCTTCATGTCGGTGACGGGACGGAACTCAGCCTCGACGAGTATCTTCTCGAGACGGCGGAGGAAGAGGGACAGTCCCCCAGGCTCTGCCGGTTCGACCCGGTCGAGGCCATGCGCCGGATGACGGCGGAGGAACGGACGCGTTTTCGCACTGCCCTCGACTCGGGAAGGCTCGCCGACGCATCGAAGGCGCTGAGAAGCGCCGGCAAACGGTGCATCGTCGAACGCGTGCCGGTCTCGCCGCGCTCACGCGCCGAGCTCGAGAAGGCTCTCAACGATCCATCCAGCCTGCGCAGCGGCGGCGTGCGTGCCTTCGTCCGCTCGGGGGGGCGGCCCTACATTCCCGGCTCCTCGATCAAGGGGGCGTTCCGGACCGCTCTTGCGAGCGCCCGCTTGCCGCGCGACCAGAGGCCCCACGCATGGACGCACGAGCTGGCCCTACAGGCCGCGCTCGGCCTCGACCCGGGCGATACCTCGACCGATCCGCTTCGTTTCCTCGGCGTGGCGGACGCGGAGCTGCCCGCAGGAGCGCTCATGATCGACCGCGCCGAGATCATCAAGCGCGGCGGCTCGCCCGGCCCCTCGAAAATCCAGATGCACTATGAGCGCACGTGCGCGCGCAGTCACGACCCCGCGGATCGGACCAGGTTCGAGGTCGGACTCACCCTCGACTCGCGCCTCGGCCTTGATCGGAAGCGGCTCTTCCAGCTGACGTCGCGCTTCCACTGGTCGATCTGGCAAGGCGAGCGCGAGCGGTTCTTCCGCGACCATCCCCGCACCTGCGACGCGATGGATCGGCTTCTCAGGGCGGTCAAACTCCCGGGGGAACGAACGGCTGCCGTGGCCGGCCTCGAGGAGGCGACGAATTTCGTTCTCCTCCGCCTCGGCCGGTTCGGCCATTTCGAGAGCAAATCGCTCGAGCACGTGCGCCGCGGCCACGTTCCCCAGGCCCGCGAGCGCGATCGCAAGATCCGACAGCCCGGCGAATGGGGATCGACCCGAACCGTCACGCGCCTACACGACGGCACCCCGATCCCCTTCGGCTGGGTGCTCGGCTATGAGAAGGACTACGAAATCCTGTGA
- the cas2 gene encoding CRISPR-associated endonuclease Cas2, with protein MTQRALHLVAYDVTSPKRLRRALHIVRAYAVGGQKSAHECFLSEGERHALMARLRRVLHPAQDRLLALRLDPRQRQRCLGIARAPSAKPFLIVG; from the coding sequence ATGACGCAACGCGCCCTCCATCTCGTCGCCTATGACGTGACGAGCCCGAAACGCCTCCGCCGCGCGCTGCACATCGTGCGCGCCTATGCGGTGGGGGGCCAGAAATCGGCGCACGAGTGTTTCCTGAGCGAGGGGGAGCGGCACGCTCTCATGGCGCGCCTGCGCCGCGTGCTTCACCCGGCGCAGGATCGGCTGCTCGCGCTTCGGCTCGATCCGCGCCAGCGGCAGCGCTGCCTCGGCATTGCTCGCGCCCCCTCCGCCAAGCCCTTCTTGATCGTTGGGTGA
- the cas10 gene encoding type III-A CRISPR-associated protein Cas10/Csm1, protein MTARPLTPREAALAGLLHDLGKLAQRAHPDETALRDAYRGQDFQGLEAALLPSGEHGRYTHRHALWTDFFFETVPAHWPDGLDLERLRGAAIRHHKPACAEDWIVAEADRLASGLERKKRDEEAEAAATGRAGFREAELVALVPRLDLGLGAPPAQAFRHAAEPLTAASLLPTSPQPGGQAERLRRLWDAWCEGWQGFALREGLPAYRFEQSLIALSERLLWAVPSSTVDQPDVSLHDHALAVAAIGSALAAFHAAAGDWAEASIRNRRQPKFRLVALDLSGIQSALFRLAGSSGAARVLRARSFLIAELVASAVQAVRERLGAPAASVLISAGGKAELLVAATADLEARLEDARAELDRWMIAHWQGDLALNLAASEPFPATVFEERGRGFPAVRAGLAARLEEAKHRPFQGWRSGGPDFVGTGVIAAPFGADGACVTCGVRPAVVQTALDGASRCVVCDAAYRFGQRLPKVQGFALVDHAAMDGEDAAAETVPMPFGFALVPWLARGAEAKRTVTFDVKGDAGSALPRPKAYVPLIDDPEAPRYRALGLDARGTLEAPPEAGDLMTFAHIAAEALEEDEHGGFRGRALLGILKADVDRLGQIFTRGLGEDRSPARTAQLSRLIDGYFARRLPALLERAFPATYTVYAGGDDLLLVTPWRHALPLALELREDFSAFAGGNPNLSLSAGIAFVHPQHPIALAAAEAEEMLEGAKDAGRNRLGLFGRALSWAEAKATLVLAEALDSALRDESLPPTFLHRMRGFAAMRDRVGTDSERSGDRAWAARWGYQRARFLDRAKREAREELAQLLDRAVPPPGVAVEADTEIAMTIALWRNR, encoded by the coding sequence GTGACCGCTCGACCCCTTACCCCGCGCGAGGCAGCGCTTGCAGGGCTTCTGCACGACCTCGGCAAGCTCGCCCAGCGCGCGCACCCGGACGAGACCGCCTTGCGCGATGCCTATCGTGGCCAGGACTTCCAGGGTCTTGAGGCCGCGCTACTCCCGAGCGGCGAACACGGTCGCTACACCCACCGCCATGCGCTCTGGACCGATTTCTTCTTCGAGACGGTGCCGGCGCATTGGCCTGACGGGCTCGATCTCGAGCGGCTGCGCGGCGCGGCGATACGCCACCACAAGCCGGCCTGCGCGGAGGACTGGATCGTGGCGGAGGCCGACCGTCTTGCCTCGGGGCTCGAGCGCAAGAAGCGCGACGAGGAGGCGGAAGCAGCGGCGACGGGGCGTGCCGGCTTCCGCGAGGCCGAACTCGTGGCGCTCGTGCCGCGGCTCGACCTCGGGCTCGGCGCTCCGCCGGCGCAGGCGTTTCGACACGCTGCCGAGCCGCTCACAGCCGCGTCGCTCCTGCCGACATCGCCGCAACCGGGCGGGCAGGCGGAACGACTGCGCCGTCTCTGGGATGCCTGGTGCGAGGGCTGGCAGGGCTTCGCGCTCCGCGAGGGGCTCCCGGCGTACCGTTTCGAGCAGTCGCTGATCGCGCTCTCGGAACGGCTCCTCTGGGCCGTCCCGTCCTCGACGGTGGATCAGCCGGACGTGTCGCTGCACGACCATGCGCTCGCGGTCGCGGCGATCGGGTCGGCGCTCGCTGCCTTCCATGCCGCCGCCGGAGACTGGGCGGAGGCGAGCATCAGGAACCGCAGACAGCCGAAGTTCCGGCTGGTCGCGCTCGATCTTTCGGGGATCCAGTCCGCCCTGTTCCGGCTTGCCGGATCCTCGGGTGCTGCGCGGGTGTTGCGCGCGCGCTCCTTCCTGATCGCGGAACTCGTCGCCTCGGCCGTGCAGGCGGTGCGCGAACGCCTCGGCGCGCCTGCGGCGAGCGTTCTGATCTCCGCGGGCGGCAAGGCGGAACTCCTGGTCGCCGCGACCGCCGACCTCGAGGCCCGACTCGAGGACGCCCGAGCGGAGCTCGACCGCTGGATGATCGCGCACTGGCAGGGAGACCTCGCGCTCAATCTGGCCGCGAGCGAGCCGTTCCCGGCGACCGTTTTCGAGGAGCGTGGCCGCGGTTTCCCCGCGGTGCGTGCCGGGCTCGCGGCACGGCTCGAGGAGGCGAAGCACCGCCCGTTCCAGGGCTGGCGCAGCGGCGGGCCGGACTTCGTCGGCACCGGCGTGATCGCCGCCCCCTTCGGCGCAGACGGAGCCTGCGTGACCTGTGGGGTGAGGCCTGCGGTGGTGCAAACCGCGCTCGATGGCGCGAGCCGCTGCGTTGTCTGCGACGCCGCCTATCGCTTCGGCCAACGCTTGCCGAAGGTGCAGGGCTTCGCTTTGGTCGACCATGCGGCGATGGACGGCGAGGATGCCGCGGCCGAAACCGTCCCGATGCCGTTCGGGTTTGCCCTTGTGCCGTGGCTGGCGCGCGGGGCGGAGGCGAAACGGACGGTCACCTTCGACGTCAAGGGCGACGCCGGAAGCGCCTTGCCGCGGCCGAAGGCATATGTGCCGCTCATCGACGACCCCGAGGCGCCGCGCTACCGCGCGCTCGGGCTCGACGCGCGCGGGACGCTCGAGGCGCCCCCCGAGGCCGGAGACTTGATGACCTTCGCGCACATCGCCGCGGAAGCCCTCGAGGAGGATGAGCACGGAGGGTTCCGCGGGCGGGCGCTGCTCGGCATCCTCAAGGCGGATGTCGATCGCCTGGGGCAGATCTTCACCCGAGGCCTTGGCGAGGATCGGTCGCCTGCGCGAACCGCTCAGCTCTCCCGTCTGATCGACGGCTATTTCGCCCGGCGCCTGCCCGCCCTGCTCGAGCGTGCCTTCCCCGCGACCTACACCGTCTACGCCGGGGGCGACGACCTGCTGCTCGTCACACCCTGGCGGCACGCGCTTCCGCTCGCGCTCGAGCTGCGGGAGGATTTCTCAGCCTTCGCCGGCGGCAACCCGAATCTCTCCCTCTCCGCAGGGATCGCCTTCGTGCATCCGCAGCACCCGATCGCTCTCGCCGCGGCCGAGGCAGAGGAGATGCTCGAGGGGGCGAAGGACGCAGGGCGGAACCGGCTTGGCCTGTTCGGACGCGCCCTGTCCTGGGCGGAGGCGAAGGCGACGCTCGTGCTTGCGGAGGCGCTCGATTCCGCGCTGCGGGATGAAAGCCTGCCGCCGACCTTCCTGCACCGCATGCGCGGGTTTGCCGCGATGCGCGACCGCGTCGGAACTGATTCGGAACGGAGCGGTGATCGGGCCTGGGCGGCCCGCTGGGGCTACCAGCGCGCGCGTTTCCTCGACCGGGCGAAGAGGGAGGCGCGCGAGGAGCTCGCGCAGCTGCTCGACCGGGCCGTTCCGCCCCCAGGCGTCGCGGTCGAGGCAGACACCGAGATCGCAATGACCATCGCGCTGTGGCGCAACCGGTGA
- the csm2 gene encoding type III-A CRISPR-associated protein Csm2 — translation MTKTHGYGGPRGNGPPAQRHGGGGPGAGAGQGAQSDRKREIEQALRPPQQPPAYFAPNSRAVRPELLDAEAEKTARDLAQIPANQLRRFYAEAMALKRRIDLAPDTISDDDVRAQMALLKAKAAYTCRRQEKYPIELVRFFARHAAAVRGKDDFRRGFQPHFEAVMAYHRVYEVEKGGGEG, via the coding sequence ATGACGAAGACGCATGGATATGGCGGGCCAAGGGGCAACGGCCCACCCGCCCAGCGTCATGGGGGAGGAGGCCCCGGCGCTGGCGCGGGCCAGGGCGCGCAGAGCGACCGGAAGCGCGAAATCGAACAGGCGCTGCGGCCACCGCAGCAGCCGCCCGCCTATTTCGCGCCCAACAGCCGGGCGGTCCGGCCAGAGCTTCTCGATGCGGAGGCAGAAAAAACTGCCAGGGACCTGGCGCAGATCCCGGCAAACCAACTGCGGCGCTTCTACGCCGAAGCCATGGCGCTGAAGCGCCGGATCGACCTCGCCCCCGACACCATCTCGGACGACGACGTGCGGGCGCAGATGGCGCTGCTGAAGGCCAAGGCCGCGTACACCTGCCGCCGCCAGGAGAAGTATCCAATCGAACTCGTGCGCTTCTTCGCGCGCCACGCCGCCGCCGTGCGGGGCAAGGACGATTTCCGCCGCGGCTTCCAGCCGCATTTCGAGGCCGTGATGGCCTATCACCGTGTCTATGAGGTCGAGAAGGGGGGAGGTGAGGGATGA